One stretch of Schizosaccharomyces pombe strain 972h- genome assembly, chromosome: III DNA includes these proteins:
- the mug73 gene encoding transporter mug73 yields MNAKLSSSGMVLKELPEVALQKISSNYYWAVFAVFLLCAIVFPLVSIFSLPQKQTYHRFFSILSLVSCLAYFTMACNYGLKNVFSSASFFREVSVRMVYYVRYIQWLINFPLIIVMLHWTVGVSILEIAYVVCYVLFAIVCLLAAALTSSPYKWAYYGFSFVGYFIALAHSVVLHKKYASRLETSARLGFLWSIVYLHVIWFLYYACWILSEGLNVISPIGEAIFYSILDLFEFGFFGAAFSWMLDLVGIENFKSPQSIPLGACSPADDKFSMCPDMEAQNQADDLAVETRIQISNLPSSPTKNNC; encoded by the coding sequence ATGAATGCGAAATTATCTTCCTCCGGAATGGTACTGAAAGAGCTTCCGGAAGTCGCTTTGCAAAAGATAAGCTCAAACTACTATTGGGCTGTTTTTGCAGTGTTCCTGCTGTGCGCAATTGTCTTTCCTTTAGTATCGATATTCAGTTTGCCTCAAAAGCAGACTTACCACCGTTTCTTTTCCATCCTCAGTTTGGTTTCTTGCTTGGCCTACTTTACCATGGCCTGCAATTATGGATTGAAAAATGTGTTTTCTtctgcttctttttttcgaGAAGTTAGTGTACGAATGGTTTACTATGTTCGCTATATTCAATGGTTAATCAATTTCCCATTAATCATCGTAATGCTACATTGGACGGTAGGCGTATCTATACTAGAAATTGCATATGTCGTTTGCTATGTGCTTTTTGCGATTGTTTGCTTACTGGCGGCAGCATTAACTTCATCTCCCTATAAATGGGCCTATTACGGATTTTCGTTTGTAGGCTATTTTATTGCATTGGCACACTCAGTCGTTTTGCATAAAAAGTATGCTAGCCGTTTAGAGACGTCTGCGCGCCTAGGGTTTTTATGGTCAATTGTTTACTTACATGTCATTTGGTTCCTCTATTATGCATGTTGGATTTTATCTGAGGGCCTCAATGTTATCTCGCCAATTGGAGAAGCCATATTTTACAGTATATTAGATCTTTTCGAATTCGGCTTTTTTGGCGCTGCTTTTTCTTGGATGCTAGACTTGGTTGGTattgaaaactttaaaTCGCCTCAATCGATACCCTTAGGGGCATGCAGTCCTGCTGATGACAAGTTTTCAATGTGTCCGGACATGGAGGCACAAAACCAAGCTGATGATTTGGCCGTTGAAACTCGCATTCAAATTTCCAATTTACCTTCTTCACCTacgaaaaataattgcTAA
- the mlo1 gene encoding RNA-binding protein mlo1, producing the protein MSDYKSLKVAELREKLAEKGLSTAGNKAELVSRLTAATESNDENTSNNNATDLGDLAPPEDDIDWGDMENDTISTDVNKPAEPESKETSAPAAAVEIEKENESIISKETSQAPETSTGAEEHQETTEESKQSVSNEVSSPDVAKEQEKLIQRAKRFGIPVDDEQIKKAARAARFGIQQPLASSNNKNHNQSKNPQNRSNSRSKQRNKNAPPKSAPSKRKSNILDDPIEAEKARKRAERFGVAAKN; encoded by the coding sequence ATGTCAGATTACAAGAGTCTTAAAGTTGCAGAACTGCGTGAAAAACTTGCGGAGAAAGGCCTCTCCACTGCTGGAAACAAAGCTGAATTGGTAAGCCGATTGACAGCAGCGACCGAGAGTAACGATGAAAATACTTCGAATAACAACGCTACAGATCTAGGAGATCTTGCTCCTCCCGAGGATGATATTGATTGGGGAGACATGGAGAATGATACTATTTCAACTGACGTTAACAAGCCAGCAGAACCCGAAAGTAAAGAGACCAGTGCTCCTGCCGCTGCTGTAGAgattgaaaaggaaaatgaaaGCATTATTTCGAAAGAGACTTCACAAGCTCCTGAAACTTCCACTGGTGCTGAAGAGCATCAAGAAACCACAGAGGAATCCAAACAAAGTGTATCTAATGAAGTCTCTAGCCCAGATGTAGCTAAAGAGCAAGAAAAACTCATCCAAAGGGCTAAACGATTTGGCATTCCTGTGGACGATGAACAAATTAAGAAAGCTGCTCGTGCTGCACGTTTTGGCATTCAACAACCTTTAGCGTCAAGTAATAACAAAAACCATAATCAATCTAAGAACCCTCAAAATCGTTCCAACTCACGTTctaaacaaagaaataagaATGCGCCTCCTAAAAGTGCTCCATCCAAGCGGAAGAGTAATATTTTGGACGACCCTATAGAGGCAGAAAAAGCTAGGAAGCGTGCTGAGCGCTTTGGTGTTGCTGCCAAGAATTAA
- the rpl1202 gene encoding 60S ribosomal protein uL11 — translation MPPKFDPNEVKTIFMRAVGGEVAGGSTLAPKIGPLGLSPKKVGEDIAKATKDWKGLRVTVKLTIQNRQAAVSVVPSASALVIKALKEPARDRKKDKNVAHSGNVSLDEIIEVARTMRFKSLAKELSGTVKEILGTAFSVGCTVDGKNPHDVQKEIDNGEIEIPQE, via the exons ATGCCTCCCAAA TTCGATCCCAATGAAGTAAAGACCATCTTTATGAGAGCCGTCGGTGGTGAAGTCGCCGGTGGCTCCACCCTTGCTCCCAAGATTGGTCCCTTGGGTTTGTCCCCCAAGAAGGTTGGTGAAGATATTGCCAAGGCTACCAAAGATTGGAAGGGTCTCCGTGTGACCGTCAAGTTGACTATTCAAAACCGTCAAGCCGCTGTCTCGGTTGTTCCCTCTGCCTCTGCTTTGGTCATTAAGGCTTTGAAGGAGCCTGCTCGTGACAGAAAGAAGGACAAGAACGTCGCTCACTCTGGCAATGTCTCTCTTGACGAAATCATTGAGGTCGCCCGTACTATGCGCTTCAAGTCTCTTGCTAAGGAGCTTTCTGGTACCGTTAAGGAGATTCTCGGTACTGCCTTCTCTGTTGGTTGCACCGTTGACGGCAAGAACCCTCACGACGTTCAAAAGGAGATCGACAATGGCGAAATTGAGATCCCCCAAGAATAA
- the sds21 gene encoding serine/threonine protein phosphatase PP1 catalytic subunit Sds21 yields MDYDIDAIIEKLVKARNGKPSKQVQLSDAEIRYLCTTSRSIFLSQPMLLELEAPLKICGDIHGQYSDLLRLFEYGGYPPDANYLFLGDYVDRGKQSLEVICLLFAYKIKYPENFFLLRGNHEFASINRIYGFYDECKRRYSIKLWKTFTDCFNCMPVAAVIDEKIFCMHGGLSPDLNSLDQIQRIIRPTDIPDTGLLCDLVWSDPEKDLTGWGENDRGVSYTFGADVVSRFLQKHDLDLICRAHQVVEDGYEFFGKRQLVTIFSAPNYCGEFDNVGAMMSVNEDLLCSFQILKPAEKRQRVSQSSIKESKSATNSLKKSKNN; encoded by the exons atggaTTATGATATTGATGCgattattgaaaaacttGTAAAAG CCCGTAATGGCAAACCTAGTAAGCAGGTTCAGTTATCTGATGCAGAAATTAGATACCTATGTACTACTTCTCgttctatttttttgagtCAGCCTATGCTGTTGGAGTTGGAGGCTCCCTTAAAG ATTTGCGGTGATATTCATGGACAATATTCGGATTTACTTCGATTGTTTGAGTATGGAGGATATCCTCCTGATGCGAACTACCTTTTTCTTGGTGATTATGTTGATCGCGGCAAACAGAGTTTGGAAGTCATTTGTCTTTTATTTGCttataaaatcaaatatcccgaaaatttcttcttaCTTCGTGGCAATCATGAGTTTGCCAGCATCAATCGAATTTATGGTTTCTACGATGAGTGTAAGCGTCGGTATAGCATAAAGTTGTGGAAAACCTTTACCGATTGCTTCAACTGTATGCCAGTTGCTGCGGttattgatgaaaaaatattttgtatGCATGGTGGTCTTTCACCAGACTTGAATTCTCTGGATCAGATTCAGCGTATCATTCGTCCAACCGACATTCCCGACACAGGACTGCTTTGTGATTTAGTTTGGTCCGACCCTGAAAAGGACTTGACGGGATGGGGTGAGAACGATCGCGGTGTATCTTATACATTCGGTGCCGATGTGGTGAGCCGGTTTTTGCAAAAGCACGACTTGGATTTAATTTGTCGAGCTCACCAAGTCGTCGAAGATGGTTACGAGTTTTTTGGCAAACGTCAACTGGTTACTATTTTCAGCGCTCCCAACTATTGTGGTGAATTTGATAATGTGGGAGCCATGATGAGTGTTAATGAGGATTTGCTTTGTAGCTTTCAG ATATTGAAACCTGCAGAAAAGCGGCAACGTGTAAGCCAGTCTTCTATAAAAGAATCGAAATCTGCGACGAACAGTTTGaagaaatccaaaaataattag